The Candidatus Sulfotelmatobacter sp. genomic interval GCGCTTCCACCGCGCCGCCGGGATCGTGCTCGATCCGCGCACCGGCGCGGTGCTGGCGCTGGCGTCGATCCCCTCCTACGACCCCAACCGGCTCGACGCGCGCTGGAAGAGTCTGGTCGACGATCCGGCGGCGCCGCTGCTGGACCGCTCGACCAACGGTCTGTATCCGCCCGGCTCGACCTTCAAGATCTTCACCGCCGCCAGCGCGCTGCAGAACGGCGTCGTGACGCCGCAGTCGACCTTCGAGGATCCGGGCTACTTCACGATCGGCAACGCGACGATCCACGACGACGAGGAAGAGCGCACCGGCACGCAAGACCTGGCCGGCGCGTTCGCCCTCTCCTCGAACGTCGACTTCGCGCAGATCGCGCTCAAGATCGGCGTCGACAACTGGCTGGCCGACGCCGCCAAGTGGGGGCTGGGCAAGAGCGTCGAGTTCGACCTGCCGGTCGTGCGCGACCGCATCCCCACCCGCGCCGAGCTGCAGCCCGGCGTGCTGGCGCAGCTCGGCTTCGGCCAAGCCTCCCTGCTCGTCACGCCGATGCGCATGGCGCTGATCGGCGCCACCATCGCCAACGGCGGCACGACGCCGCGGCCGTACATCGTGCGCCGCATCGCCGGCGCCGAGACCTCGCTGGCGGTGCAGCCGGCGCCGCTGGCCACGCCGATCGACACCGACGTCGCGAACGAGGTCCGCGATCTGATGATCCAGGTCGTCAAGCGCGGGACCGGCACGGCCGCGCAGCTGCCGAACGTGGTCGTCGCCGGCAAGACCGGCACCGCGACCAACCCGCACGGCGCCTCTCACGCTTGGTTCGTGGCCTTCGCGCCGGCCGGCCACCCGCGCGTCGCGGTCGCGGTCGTGATCGAGAACGTGGGGTACGGTGGAACCTACGCGGCGCCGGTCGCGCGCGACGTCCTGCGGGTCGCGCTGAGCCGGTCGCGAAGCTAGCAGCCACCTCCCCGTGCAACAAGAACAGCTTCTGAACAACCGCTATCGCGTCGACGGGCTCCTCGGCAACGGGGGGATGGCCATCGTGTACGTCGGGACGGATACGCTGCTGCGGCGGCGCGTCGCGATCAAGGTGCTGCGCGACCAATACGCCTCCGACGACGACTTCGTCAAGCGCTTCTCGTACGAGGCGCAAGCCGCGGCCAAGCTCTCGCACCCGAACATCGTCAACATCTACGACTTCGGGCAGGAGAACAACGCCTACTACATCGTGATGGAGCTGGTCGACGGCGTGACGCTGGCCGACCTGTTGCGCGACGAGCACGTCCTGCCCGAACCGGTCGCGATCGACTACGCGATCCAGGTCGCGAGCGGCCTGGCCTATGCGCACCGCCAGGGCCTGCTGCATCGCGACGTCAAGCCGGCCAACATCCTGGTCACCACCGACGACGTCGTCAAGCTGAGCGACTTCGGCATCGCGCGCGCCGTCTCGGAGCACACGATGGGCGTCACGCAGCCCGGCATGGTGATGGGCAGCGTCGCGTACCTTTCGCCCGAGCAGGCGCAGAACCACGAGCTCGACGAGCGCAGCGACCTCTACGCGCTGGGCGTCGTGATCTACCAGATGCTGACCGGAACGCTGCCGTTCACCGGCGACACGCCGGTCGCGGTCGCCCTCAAGCACGTGGCCGAACCCGCGCCGCCGATCGATCCGCGCGCGACCGGCGTCAGCCCGGCGCTGACGGCGATCGTCGCACGGCTGCTGCGCAAGCGCCCCGACGAGCGTTTCTCGTCGGCGACCGAGCTGGCCAGCGCGCTGCGTGAGGCGCGCGAGCGCCCGCAGGGCGGCGGCGAGTTCGTCATGCCGGAAGCACCGCTCGGCCGGCCGCCCAAGCCGCCGCCGCCGCGCGCCTCGCAATCGCCCGACCGCTCCGCGACGCCGGCGCACGGCATCGAGGTCGTCGAGACGCAGGGGTTCGACCGCCGCTGGGTCGTCATGCCGATCCTGTTGCTGCTGACGATCGCGCTCGGGTTCTTCATCGCGCGCGGCGGCATGTTCGGCCCGGTCCCGAACATCGCCGTGCCGGACCTGACCGGCCAGGAGTCCAACGCGGCGCGCGAGGCACTCTTCCACCTCGGCTTGCAGTCGACGATCACCGATGCCGACAGCGAGACGGTTCCGCCCGACCACGTGATCAGCCAGACGCCGGCGGCGGGCGAGAAGCTGGCGCACGACGGCAAGGTCAATCTGGTCGTCTCCGACGGGTTGCCGAAGGTCGGCATCCCCGACGTCAAGGGCTTCGCGGTCGCCGATGCCCAGCGCAGCCTGCAGAACGCGAAGCTGCGTTCGAGCATCAAGAGCGTCTACGATTCGACCGTCCCGGCCGGCCAAGTCGTCAGCCTCGACCCCGACGTCGGCTCCCAGGTCCGCGAGGATCAGGTCGTCACCCTGACCGTCTCCAAAGGCGTGCAGCCGATCGACGTGCCGAGCGTGGTCAGCCTGTCGCTCGACGACGCGCGCAAACGGCTGGGCGCGAAGGGCCTGAGCCTGACCGTCGGCCAGCAGACCGCCAGCGACGCCGTCCCGGCCAACGTCATCGCCTCGCAAGAGCCGCCGCCCGGCGCGCAGGTCCCGCCCCGTTCGTCGATCACCGTCGTCGTCAGCACCGGGCCGACCGCCGTCGCCGTCCCCGACGTCGTCGGCCAGGATCCCGACGCGGCGCAGACGGCGCTGCGCAACGCCGGGTTCTCGCCGCAGCTGGCCTACA includes:
- the pknB gene encoding Stk1 family PASTA domain-containing Ser/Thr kinase, whose protein sequence is MQQEQLLNNRYRVDGLLGNGGMAIVYVGTDTLLRRRVAIKVLRDQYASDDDFVKRFSYEAQAAAKLSHPNIVNIYDFGQENNAYYIVMELVDGVTLADLLRDEHVLPEPVAIDYAIQVASGLAYAHRQGLLHRDVKPANILVTTDDVVKLSDFGIARAVSEHTMGVTQPGMVMGSVAYLSPEQAQNHELDERSDLYALGVVIYQMLTGTLPFTGDTPVAVALKHVAEPAPPIDPRATGVSPALTAIVARLLRKRPDERFSSATELASALREARERPQGGGEFVMPEAPLGRPPKPPPPRASQSPDRSATPAHGIEVVETQGFDRRWVVMPILLLLTIALGFFIARGGMFGPVPNIAVPDLTGQESNAAREALFHLGLQSTITDADSETVPPDHVISQTPAAGEKLAHDGKVNLVVSDGLPKVGIPDVKGFAVADAQRSLQNAKLRSSIKSVYDSTVPAGQVVSLDPDVGSQVREDQVVTLTVSKGVQPIDVPSVVSLSLDDARKRLGAKGLSLTVGQQTASDAVPANVIASQEPPPGAQVPPRSSITVVVSTGPTAVAVPDVVGQDPDAAQTALRNAGFSPQLAYNVDATDADGKIAMQSPDGGTQAKRGSAVTIYVNVPGSVPDVTGMPLADAERALRAQGYQIGNIAYTTDGTGQPGQVVRTEPEANSSLRPGESVNLTVFQAATPGAPGQQPQQQQNQDQQQPR
- a CDS encoding penicillin-binding protein 2, whose protein sequence is MTDRAIARLGVLFLALFALLALRQVWLQVVSGPQLAESRYNPRTTAIAVGRGSILASDGTPLAVSHGNRRTYPLGALVAQAVGYASPRYGTTGIEGAFDADLTAHRKSDDPIDQLREMFSGRGGTPRGADVVTTLDLPTQRALVAGLARFHRAAGIVLDPRTGAVLALASIPSYDPNRLDARWKSLVDDPAAPLLDRSTNGLYPPGSTFKIFTAASALQNGVVTPQSTFEDPGYFTIGNATIHDDEEERTGTQDLAGAFALSSNVDFAQIALKIGVDNWLADAAKWGLGKSVEFDLPVVRDRIPTRAELQPGVLAQLGFGQASLLVTPMRMALIGATIANGGTTPRPYIVRRIAGAETSLAVQPAPLATPIDTDVANEVRDLMIQVVKRGTGTAAQLPNVVVAGKTGTATNPHGASHAWFVAFAPAGHPRVAVAVVIENVGYGGTYAAPVARDVLRVALSRSRS